DNA from Nitrospira sp.:
TTTTTAGGCTCCGGGTCGAGCAAGCCCTGTATGGTCGGGGCGAGAGGATTTGAACCTCCGACATCCTGCTCCCAAAGCAGGCGCGCTACCGGGCTGCGCTACGCCCCGACGGTGTGCCGGTCGCTCCATTGCTACTTCCGGGACGCCGGGAAAGGAGTGGTTATTTTTTTATCGTCGCATTCCTAGATCGAAGGAACCCGCTTAGAATGTCGGCGAACGCCGCATGCCCTTGCTCATTCCAATGATCATCATCGCGAAAATGAAGAAGTTCCCTCGTGGCATACGGCCGCAGTGACTCTTGCAAATTGACGATCTCAAAACCATGCTGGCCGGCCAGCCGTGTGATCAGTATATTGAAATAGGACTTATCTGACAAGCGTGGGAACTCTTCAAACTCTGCTCCGTATAGTCGAGCATCGCTTGGTGCGATGATGACCACAACTTGGAAGCCTGCCCTCTGCGCTAGGGATGCCATACCTTCAAATGTTTTCTGAAGTGGAAGCCGATTAGGATGCGACTCAACATATTGCTCAGACTGCTGGGCACTCCGGAGTTGTTTCGATGAAAACAGTTTTGGTCCGAATCGGGGAGACACATAGAGCGGGTCTGCCAATGTTATCCCATCGATAACATAATGATTTTTTGTTCGCTCCTCGCTACCGAACGCTGACAGTTCAGCACGTCCATCCCTGAACTTAGCGAAAACCGACTCTTCCCGGATCTTAAAGGGAAGCGCCCAGAGGGGTTCAACGATCGTGCCTTTGAACAGACTCCCGGAAGTCGATACGGGATTCTGAACCGGATACAGCTCATCATAGGAATCTTCTAAGTCGTTACCCTCGAAAATCATCCATAGCAGTAGCCCTCCCCTGAGATCAAGTTTTCGAGAGTCGATCACATGCTCGAGCAGCAACAATTCCTGCTTCGGGGAAGAATCATGTATTCCCATGTTGTAGACCGGTTCGCCTATTGTTCGTTCTAGCAACTCCACCCATGTACGGTCTTGGTCAACCCCCCAGCCAAAAGTAAACGAGTCTCCAAGCGCTATGATCTTGTGTCCTTCGAGCCTGGCCGTCTCGCGAAATCCATCGTCGTTAATCGATATTGTCAGGTTCTTCTTACACAAAACCGAAGAAGATAATAACGGAGAATCCAGCATCGCCGGGCTATACATATCTCCATAATGGGAGCCGCTGAGACTGCGCCCGGGTTTATGCAGACGGAAATTCTTCTCCGTCGGAAAGTATAATTCTGGGTACAGTTCCCCAACCCACGTGTTTGGATCGAAACGCCGATCATCAGCTGCCAAGCGAGGTTGAGACGAGTTCAGGAAAACACTATACCCGACGTCAAGTGCTACCAGCCCGAGCACAACGGTGGAGACCCCGAGAGCAGTGTCTCTGATCGCCGTGGCAGCGAACACTCTTCTTTTTTTGGCCCAGACGAAAAACATGCCCAAGAAGACAAATCCAACCAATGCTGCAACCAGGACATGTGTTGTTGAAACCTTAAAGCCGGCAATCGTTTCACTAAGAATCCCCACACAGAGAACATAGCCCCATAAGAGACCCCCGCTAGTGGTAGCCCAAAGGATAGGTATGACTGAGGAGGACGGCCCTCCGCTCTGATAGTTGATGTTGGAAAGTGACACAGTCTTGAGCTCTCAACTCCTATTGCGAGCGCTGATCTATCCTGGACTGCCTGCGCATACATCAATTTCGTGTTGCAGAACCACCCGCAGCGCTGCAAATGCCTTGGCTCGATGACTGATACGGTTTTTTTCATCAGCCGTCAACTCAGCCAACGTACGACCGAGCTCCGGGACGAAGAACAGGGGGTCGTAACCGAATCCGCGTGAGCCGACACATCCTTCGGCAATGACGCCGAGGAGAATGCCCGTGGCCACTCGAGAGTGTCCACCAGGCATCGCCAAGGCAGCGACCGTTACGAATCTGGCGGTCCGCCTGGCCGGTGGCACACCATCCAGCTCTTTGAGTAGCTTCCTGCAATTGTCCTCGTAAGTCGCGCCGTTCCCTGCATATCGAGCCGCAAACACGCCTGGCCTTCCACCCAAGGCATCAACTTCGAGTCCCGTATCATCCGCGACCGACGGAAGGCCTGTCACAGAGGCCATTTCCCTGGCCTTCTTGAGTGCGTTGGCTTCACAGGTTGTACCGTCTTCTTCCACTTCCGGTGCGGTAGGGAAGTCCACCAGGGTACGGATGCTGATTCCAAGATCCCCGAGAAGAGCCGCAAGTTCCCTGACTTTGTCCGGATTTCTGGTCGCGAGGAGGATTTCTTCTATCGGTCCCTCAATCGAGTGCACCGATCAGCTCTTTCTGAATGGCGGTCAACCGTTGGATAGCCTGCCACCCCAGATTCAGAAACTCGTCCATATCTTGCTTCGCGAACGGCGTGCGTTCGGCTGTACCCTGTACCTCGACATACCGGCCGCTGCCGGTCATCACCACATTCATGTCGACTTCGGCCATCGAATCCTCGGTATAGGCAAGATCCACCATCACCTCTCCCCCGACCTTTCCGACGCTGATGGCCGCCAGGTAGTCGGTCAAAGGCATCTTCTTCAACAGATCCCGTTTTTTCAGCACGGCACAAGCATCAGCCAACGCGATAAAGGCGCCGGTGATGGACGCGGTTCTGGTGCCCCCGTCCGCTTGGATCACATCACAGTCGATCCAAATGGACCGCTCTCCCAGCTGCGACATGTCGGTCACGGAGCGCAGAGCACGTCCGACGAGCCGTTGAATCTCCAGGGTCCGGCCGCCTTGCTTCCCCTTGACCGCCTCTCGTGGGGATCGCTCATGGGTTGCCCGCGGCAACATCGCATATTCCGCCGTGACCCATCCCGTCCCCTTGCCCTTGAGAAAGGGAGGCACCTTTTCCTCAACGGACGCAGTACAAATGACCTTCGTGTCTCCCATTTCAATCAAAACCGCCCCTTCGGCATGTTTGATATAGTTGCGTGTCACTTTCACGTGGCGGACCTGATCTCTGCGACGCCCATCAAAACGGACTAAGCCGGAAATTCCGCTCATTCTCATGTCCCTTCCTCAATAGTGGGATTCGAATTATAGTGAAGGCCTTAAGAAAGCGCAAACCAACTGTCCAGCCGATCATCGTCGGTGGAGCCTCACGGCATGACAGCCGTGATCCCTGTTAGTTTCTGAGCGACACCTCGCCGAAGTGTGTGTAGGCGGGTGAATCGATGCGTCGGCCCACCACCGGTATCTTCCTCTGTACAAAAGCAGCTACTCAAGTTTGACGAATTCTGTACAATCTTTTGACGTCTCACCCCACACCGGAATAGGGACTAAGTAAGAGCTCATGACCAGGTACCTCCCAAAATCTCTCCAGACGCAGAGATTCCATCCTGGATCTCTTAAGATCATCAAAATGGACGGTATTCAAATGACAGGGTAGAGGCAATACCAATTGGCACAAAAAGTGCACATCTCTGCGCCGTTCCTATGGCGATTCAGATCCAACCTCAATGAGCCGATAAAGAACAACTGAGACAGTCCGAGGCCTCGACGAGCCGATTACATTCCGACTGATGGCGATACTGCTGAACCAGACTACTCATCAAGCCCTCCTCGATAATCGCAATATTCTGGTTGTCGACGATGAGGAACCGATCAGGCGCCTCCTGGCCTACCTGCTTCAATCTCATGGGTATTCGGCCGAATGCGCCGCAGATGCCCGAGAGGCTCGGCAAAAATTGCAGGACCAACCCTTTGCGTTGATGCTCTGCGACGTCAACATGCCCGGAGAATCGGGTATGGATCTCGTGCGACACATTCTCACGGAGCACCCTCACACGGCGGCGATCATGGTCACGGGCCTCGATAGCTCGGTCCTCGCCAATGCCGCCTTGGAGGTCGGCGCGTTCGGATACATCATCAAGCCGTTTGAAGCCAATGAGGTTCTCATCGACGTCGCCAACGCCCTCCGCCGCCGCCGACTTGAGATGGAAAATCGCCTCCATCGTGAGAATCTTGAGGACATCGTCCGCACAAGAACGCTCGCATTACAGCAAGCGTTGGACTGGCTGGAACGCTCTGAAAAAGAGCTGCGCCTGTCGCGTGAGGAAACCATTCAGCGGCTCGCCATCGCCGCGGAGTTCCGCGATCATGCGACCGCCCGACATATTCAACGCATGAGTCACTACTGTGAGCTGCTCGCGCGCAAGGCCGGCCTGTCCCCGGAACGCTGCGATTTGATCCGCACGGCCAGCCCCATGCACGACATCGGCAAGATCGGCACCCCGGATCATGTGTTGCTGAAACCCGGCAAGTTCACACAGGAGGAATTCGGGGTGATCGCGCAGCACGCCGAAATCGGATACAAGATCCTCAGCGGGTCGGATGCAGAGCTGCTGAAAGTCGCAGCCGTGATCGCCTACACCCACCATGAGCGCTTCGACGGTACCGGATATCCGCGCGGATTACAGGGCGAAACCATTCCCGTCGAAGGCCGCATTGCCGCGATTGCCGACGCGTTTGACGCACTCACCACTCAACGGGTCTACAAGCCGGCGTTCGAGCTTAGTCATGCGATTGAACTCATGCTCAAGCACCGTGGCGAACATTTCGACCCAGAGCTGCTGGATGTCTTCGTCGCATCAACAGATGAAGTGGCACGCATCCACGATCAATACGCAGATCGCGTCAACTCCACTACCTTCCGCGAACCGTAGCCTCTCCT
Protein-coding regions in this window:
- a CDS encoding XTP/dITP diphosphatase, which translates into the protein MHSIEGPIEEILLATRNPDKVRELAALLGDLGISIRTLVDFPTAPEVEEDGTTCEANALKKAREMASVTGLPSVADDTGLEVDALGGRPGVFAARYAGNGATYEDNCRKLLKELDGVPPARRTARFVTVAALAMPGGHSRVATGILLGVIAEGCVGSRGFGYDPLFFVPELGRTLAELTADEKNRISHRAKAFAALRVVLQHEIDVCAGSPG
- the rph gene encoding ribonuclease PH; translated protein: MRMSGISGLVRFDGRRRDQVRHVKVTRNYIKHAEGAVLIEMGDTKVICTASVEEKVPPFLKGKGTGWVTAEYAMLPRATHERSPREAVKGKQGGRTLEIQRLVGRALRSVTDMSQLGERSIWIDCDVIQADGGTRTASITGAFIALADACAVLKKRDLLKKMPLTDYLAAISVGKVGGEVMVDLAYTEDSMAEVDMNVVMTGSGRYVEVQGTAERTPFAKQDMDEFLNLGWQAIQRLTAIQKELIGALD
- a CDS encoding response regulator — protein: MAILLNQTTHQALLDNRNILVVDDEEPIRRLLAYLLQSHGYSAECAADAREARQKLQDQPFALMLCDVNMPGESGMDLVRHILTEHPHTAAIMVTGLDSSVLANAALEVGAFGYIIKPFEANEVLIDVANALRRRRLEMENRLHRENLEDIVRTRTLALQQALDWLERSEKELRLSREETIQRLAIAAEFRDHATARHIQRMSHYCELLARKAGLSPERCDLIRTASPMHDIGKIGTPDHVLLKPGKFTQEEFGVIAQHAEIGYKILSGSDAELLKVAAVIAYTHHERFDGTGYPRGLQGETIPVEGRIAAIADAFDALTTQRVYKPAFELSHAIELMLKHRGEHFDPELLDVFVASTDEVARIHDQYADRVNSTTFREP